GGAGTAGCAGCCATTGGGAGACCTGCCCCTCTGACTTCCTTAAAGCTGTGCTTCCTAGCCCAGAAGATTGCTCAGACCTTTGTGTAGCATGTTGCAATAATAACAAAgttattaaaaagagaaaaacaagcaGCTTCGAATGAACTTGTACACGTatctaaaaattaaaagaaaaatgtttatATGTATCTAAATAATTGTTTAGATGCATAtaaaagtttgtttttatttcaataTGTGTAAAAGTTCTTTCGAAGCTGCTTGTTATAGTGTTCATTTAGATTTCCAAGTCAAGACTTCTCAAAGTTCATTCTAGGTATCCCGTTTCTCTACTGAATTGGAGGATGCCAAATTATACTTCACCAATGGCACCAAAAACGCCATCGCTGGCCCTGGGCTGCCTCCACCCGTGTCTCAGTAATATAGAGCAGCCTGGCTGTGTTCTTCTCCCATCAAGAGGACACGTAACGGGGTCTTGTTCATTGATGTGAGGCCCCTTGACTGTTTCAGCCTTGCTCAGTTATCTCTCTTGATACCAGCAGGTAACAACTGGGAGAGTGAAAATGAGAAAAAGCCTCAGAGAAGATTGTTGGGAGGTGCTGGAAGGACAATGAGGGAACAACAAGGAATAAAAACTGTAGTTAAACAGAAGAAGAGGGATAGATCTCCTGCTTCTCAGCATGGTGAATTGCATACAATCACAATCcagggaggaaaggagaaagtAGTAGAGAAAACGCTTTGCCCTTTCTACAGGAGTAGCTTCAGTTCTGAATCCAGCCTTCAACCTCAGACGATAATACATACAGAGGAGAAACCATACatatgcttggaatgtggaaaaagcttcagcgaGAGAGGAATTCTCAGGAAAcataaaaaaattcacacagaagagaaaccatatagttgtttggagtgcggaaagagcttcagtcgcagCACAAGCCTCACtacacaccaaaggattcacacaggagagaaaccatatacatgcttagagtgtggaaggagcttcagtcaAAGTGCACAACTCACTGTACATCAAAagattcatacaggagagaaaccatatacatgcttagagtgtggaaagggcttcagacTAAGGCCACAACTCACTGTACATCAAAGgatgcacacaggggagaaaccatataaatgcttggagtgcggaaagggCTTCAGTCAAAGGGCACATCTCACTGTACATCAaaggatccacacaggagagaaaccatatacatgtatggggtgtggaaagggcttcagtcaaAGTGCACAACTCActgtacatcaaaggattcacataaaagagaaaccatatacgtgtttggaatgtggaaagggCTTTAGTCACAGGACAAGCCTGatttcacaccaaaggattcacacaggagagaaaccatatacgtgcttggagtgtggaaagaacttcagtcaAAGGGCGCATCTCACTTCACACCAAAGGagtcacacaggagagaaaccatataaatgcttggagtgtggaaagggctttagTCACAGCACCAGCCTGGCTTCACACCAAaagattcacaca
Above is a window of Hemicordylus capensis ecotype Gifberg chromosome 2, rHemCap1.1.pri, whole genome shotgun sequence DNA encoding:
- the LOC128347444 gene encoding zinc finger protein 420-like isoform X5, whose amino-acid sequence is MREQQGIKTVVKQKKRDRSPASQHGELHTITIQGGKEKVVEKTLCPFYRSSFSSESSLQPQTIIHTEEKPYICLECGKSFSERGILRKHKKIHTEEKPYSCLECGKSFSRSTSLTTHQRIHTGEKPYTCLECGRSFSQSAQLTVHQKIHTGEKPYTCLECGKGFRLRPQLTVHQRMHTGEKPYKCLECGKGFSQRAHLTVHQRIHTGEKPYTCMGCGKGFSQSAQLTVHQRIHIKEKPYTCLECGKGFSHRTSLISHQRIHTGEKPYTCLECGKNFSQRAHLTSHQRSHTGEKPYKCLECGKGFSHSTSLASHQKIHTGEKPYTCSECGKSFCQSAQLTVHKKIHKEEKPYTCLECGKGFSQRAQLNVHQRIHTGEKPYKCLECGKSFSHSTSLTSHQRIHTGEKPYRCLECGKSFSHSTNLTSHQRIHTGEKPHTCLECGKSFSHKKHLTLHRRTHTGEKPYRCMECGKSFSINTSLTSHQRIHTGEKPYT